GCCGAGCGATTCGATCAGGCCCAGCAGGACGCCGCCAAGCATGGCCCCGGGAATGCTGCCGATGCCGCCGAAGACGGCCGCGGTGAAAGCCTTGATCCCCAAGATGAAGCCGACGTACGGATGGATCAGGGTGTACTGCATGGCGAAAAGCACCCCAGCTGCGCCACCGAGGGCCCCGCCGATGAGAAAGGTCAGGGTGATGACCACGTTCACGTTGACCCCCAGCAGGCTGGCGGTGGCTTGGTCCTGGGCGACCGCCCTGAGGGCCCGCCCCATCCGGGTCCGGTTGACGAAGGCGGTCAGGCCGAACATGATCGCCAGGCACACGGCCACCAGGATGATCGTCTTGACCGGCAGGTCGACCAGACTCGAGAGCCCAAGCGTCTGCCGGTAGAGAACCGGAGTGCTCAGGTAGAACGCGTTTCTCCAGAGGCCTTCGAAGAGGCGCACGGCGTCCTGGAGAAAGAAGGAGACGCCGATCGCCGAAATCAGCGGGACCAGCCTGGAAGCCCCGCGGAGGGGACGGTACGCCACCCGCTCCATGCCCGCCGCCACGGCCCCCGCAAAGGCCATCGCGAAAAGGAGGGCGATGATTAGGGAGACAAAGGCCGGCATCGCCGCCAGAAGCCCCGACGACTGCAGGATGAGGAGGGCTTCGGTTCCGGCGAAGGCCCCGATCATGAAAATCTCGCTGTGGGCGAAGTTGATAAACTCGAGGACCCCGTACACCATGGTGTAACCAAGGGCGACCAGGGCGTACACGAAGCCCAGGGTCAATCCATCGATGATGACCTGGGGCAGCATGGATAGGGATTCCTGCATGGGCAGACGTCCTTTCCAGGCAAGACGAGGGGGCCACGGGCGCCCCCTCGTCAACCCGCCTTCAAACTTACGGCTTGCCCGAGAGTTCCGCGGCGAGTTCGCCCGGATACTTCTGCGCCTTGATCTCGAAGATGTAGATCTTGGCCTTCAGGTTGTCGCCCTTGGAGTCGAACTCCACCGGGCCGACGACCCCGCTATAGACGACCTTGCGCACCTGGGTCGAGACGTCGACCCGAGC
The nucleotide sequence above comes from Bacillota bacterium. Encoded proteins:
- a CDS encoding branched-chain amino acid ABC transporter permease, with the translated sequence MQESLSMLPQVIIDGLTLGFVYALVALGYTMVYGVLEFINFAHSEIFMIGAFAGTEALLILQSSGLLAAMPAFVSLIIALLFAMAFAGAVAAGMERVAYRPLRGASRLVPLISAIGVSFFLQDAVRLFEGLWRNAFYLSTPVLYRQTLGLSSLVDLPVKTIILVAVCLAIMFGLTAFVNRTRMGRALRAVAQDQATASLLGVNVNVVITLTFLIGGALGGAAGVLFAMQYTLIHPYVGFILGIKAFTAAVFGGIGSIPGAMLGGVLLGLIESLGSAYLGVFTRGAFGAEYKDVIAFVILILVLILKPSGLLGETVHEKA